Proteins from a single region of Undibacterium sp. KW1:
- a CDS encoding type IV pili methyl-accepting chemotaxis transducer N-terminal domain-containing protein — protein sequence MNPISGPPYTLPAGKRLTFRILLTTLIGLSLTLAAVGYTLLLSWQLEGGGAAINEAGSLRMRSYRLAMELEHQQVATEIKQELDDFNRILNDLQTGDAKRPLFLPASQAIREQMLLVQKEWQQHVEVNARKVLAETDLQNKQAMLTLYAKELPVFVESINKLVSLVEVELAEKTTWLRLCQTALIFMSLAASIALLYLLYLWIVGPVTRMQAGIARMSRDDLSVRLPIETEDEFGVLAHAFNQMADHVQSVHRTLEERVAEKTARLQNQNHEISTLYEIAGFLAGPHAIEDLCRGFLKRIMQRMEADGGTVRILDNQSDNLHITVHEGISEQMIEEEHCIKTDDCLCGAATHQGIIIVRDFRKMDQQRSYRCQEEGFFSLAVFQIMAREQVIGSFSLHFSKERNIISEERRLLETLGKNLGVAIENQRLIAREKEFAVSSERNLLAQGLHDSIAQGLNFLNLQVQMLEDSLSRNDVAEIKDIAPLLRAGVQESYEDVRELLLNFRTRLQDSNLESEMRNVVAKFQRQTGIHGEIEFVGNGAPLAPEQQLQVLFILQEALSNVRKHAQAGEVRIRVKNERDFSLTVTDNGEGFNMDEVHEKGEAHVGLRIMQERADRLAAKFHIASQSGEGTTIALELLRQERLVA from the coding sequence ATGAATCCTATCTCAGGTCCCCCATATACCTTACCAGCAGGCAAGCGCCTGACTTTCAGGATCCTGCTGACGACACTGATAGGTTTAAGTCTGACGCTGGCAGCAGTCGGCTATACCTTATTGCTGTCATGGCAACTTGAGGGCGGTGGCGCAGCGATCAATGAGGCAGGCAGTTTGCGCATGCGCTCTTACCGGCTGGCCATGGAACTCGAACACCAGCAGGTCGCCACAGAGATAAAGCAAGAACTCGATGACTTCAACCGTATCCTGAACGACTTGCAAACAGGCGACGCCAAGCGCCCGCTATTCCTGCCAGCATCACAAGCGATACGCGAACAAATGCTGCTGGTACAAAAAGAATGGCAGCAGCATGTAGAGGTCAATGCAAGAAAAGTCCTGGCTGAAACCGACCTGCAAAACAAGCAGGCCATGCTGACCCTGTATGCAAAAGAACTGCCGGTTTTTGTAGAGAGCATCAACAAGCTGGTGTCGCTGGTTGAAGTAGAGCTGGCAGAAAAAACAACCTGGCTGCGCCTGTGCCAGACCGCCCTGATTTTCATGTCACTGGCCGCCAGCATTGCCTTGCTCTATCTGCTCTACCTGTGGATAGTTGGCCCGGTAACGCGCATGCAGGCCGGTATTGCGCGCATGTCCAGGGATGATCTCAGCGTGCGCCTGCCAATTGAGACTGAAGATGAATTCGGAGTCCTGGCACATGCCTTCAACCAGATGGCTGACCATGTGCAAAGCGTGCACCGCACGCTGGAAGAACGAGTGGCTGAAAAAACCGCCAGGCTGCAAAACCAGAACCATGAAATCAGTACCCTGTATGAAATTGCCGGTTTCCTGGCTGGCCCACATGCGATAGAGGATTTATGCCGGGGTTTCCTGAAAAGAATCATGCAGAGGATGGAGGCTGATGGCGGTACCGTGCGCATACTCGACAACCAGAGCGATAACCTGCATATCACGGTGCATGAAGGCATCTCGGAACAAATGATAGAAGAGGAGCATTGCATCAAGACAGATGACTGCCTCTGCGGTGCAGCTACCCATCAGGGCATTATCATCGTCAGGGATTTTCGCAAGATGGACCAGCAGCGTAGTTATCGCTGCCAGGAAGAAGGGTTTTTCTCGCTGGCGGTGTTCCAGATAATGGCGCGTGAACAGGTCATAGGCAGTTTCTCCCTGCATTTTTCCAAAGAGCGCAATATCATCAGCGAAGAACGCAGGCTGCTGGAAACCCTGGGTAAGAACCTCGGCGTGGCAATTGAAAACCAGCGCCTTATCGCCAGGGAAAAAGAATTTGCTGTGTCCAGTGAACGCAACCTGCTGGCGCAAGGCCTGCACGACAGTATTGCGCAAGGCTTGAATTTCCTGAACCTGCAGGTACAGATGCTGGAAGATTCATTAAGCCGCAATGATGTAGCAGAAATCAAGGACATCGCGCCGCTGCTGCGTGCCGGTGTGCAAGAGAGTTATGAAGATGTGCGCGAACTGTTATTGAATTTCCGTACCCGCCTGCAAGACAGTAATCTGGAATCCGAGATGCGCAATGTCGTCGCCAAATTCCAGCGCCAGACCGGCATCCATGGCGAGATAGAATTTGTCGGTAATGGCGCACCACTTGCGCCAGAACAGCAATTGCAGGTGCTATTCATTTTGCAGGAAGCCTTGTCGAATGTGCGCAAGCACGCGCAGGCTGGAGAAGTCAGGATCAGGGTGAAGAATGAACGTGATTTTTCCCTGACTGTGACGGATAATGGCGAAGGTTTCAACATGGACGAAGTCCATGAAAAAGGCGAAGCCCATGTGGGACTGCGCATCATGCAGGAAAGAGCAGACCGGCTGGCTGCCAAATTCCATATCGCAAGCCAGTCTGGCGAAGGTACCACGATAGCACTGGAGTTATTGCGGCAGGAACGCCTGGTAGCATAA
- a CDS encoding peptidylprolyl isomerase → MPVIVNDYELTDADMEKELPAHEGTADAMKSAMTALVLRRVLLDEAQQQGMQQADEDERIDALLRQEVIVPIPAREECLRQYQANPARFKVGELAEVSHILLQVTPGVDLDALRKHAQLLLDELLENPAQFAACAKVNSNCPSSEVAGSLGQVTRGMTVPEFEQAVFAAEPGHIIPRLVETRFGLHIILLGRKLDGQLLPFEETESKIALAMQKASHDRALHQYLQLLVGRARISGIDIQGAATPLVQ, encoded by the coding sequence ATGCCCGTCATAGTCAATGATTACGAACTGACAGACGCTGACATGGAAAAGGAATTGCCTGCCCACGAGGGCACGGCAGATGCCATGAAAAGCGCCATGACTGCCCTGGTATTGCGCCGCGTGCTGCTGGATGAAGCGCAGCAACAGGGTATGCAACAGGCAGATGAGGATGAACGCATTGATGCGCTGTTGCGGCAGGAAGTCATCGTCCCCATACCGGCGCGTGAAGAATGCCTGCGCCAGTACCAGGCCAATCCTGCCCGCTTCAAGGTCGGTGAACTGGCGGAGGTCAGCCATATCCTGCTCCAGGTAACGCCAGGTGTGGATCTCGATGCCCTGCGCAAGCATGCACAATTGCTGCTCGATGAGCTGCTGGAAAACCCGGCGCAGTTTGCCGCATGCGCCAAGGTAAATTCGAATTGCCCCTCCAGCGAAGTGGCTGGCAGCCTGGGGCAGGTGACACGTGGCATGACGGTGCCTGAGTTTGAGCAAGCCGTATTTGCAGCAGAACCCGGGCACATCATCCCCAGGCTGGTGGAAACTCGCTTTGGCCTGCACATCATACTGCTGGGCCGCAAACTTGATGGCCAGTTGCTGCCTTTCGAAGAGACCGAAAGCAAGATCGCCCTGGCCATGCAAAAGGCCAGCCATGACCGTGCCCTGCACCAGTACCTGCAATTGCTGGTAGGGCGCGCAAGGATATCCGGCATCGATATCCAGGGTGCAGCTACTCCTTTAGTTCAATAA
- a CDS encoding carbonic anhydrase, giving the protein MEVRNIQQFIEGFQRFQSKYFAGEDKLFEKLNHGQNPTTLLIGCCDSRVDPALLLDCDPGDIFVVRNVANLVPPCNESAQQHGVSAAIQFAVEALNVKRIIVMGHEKCGGIRALMQGYQPGRKIDFIGRWMKIAEPVKLQVKQQLAHCSEAEQLRACELGAVINSLNNLRSFPWVSEREATGELALHGWYFDMSNGALLAYSERSDTFLPMVCPLNISSKTLIPEVSYSEP; this is encoded by the coding sequence ATGGAAGTCAGAAATATTCAACAGTTCATCGAGGGATTCCAGCGTTTCCAGAGCAAGTATTTTGCCGGTGAAGACAAGTTGTTTGAAAAACTCAATCATGGCCAGAATCCTACGACCCTGTTGATAGGTTGCTGTGATTCCAGGGTAGACCCGGCGCTGTTGCTTGACTGTGATCCTGGCGATATCTTCGTGGTACGCAATGTGGCGAATCTGGTACCACCCTGCAATGAATCGGCACAGCAGCATGGTGTCAGTGCAGCGATACAGTTTGCTGTAGAAGCATTGAATGTCAAGCGCATCATCGTCATGGGGCATGAAAAATGTGGCGGCATACGGGCGCTGATGCAGGGTTACCAGCCTGGCCGCAAAATAGATTTCATAGGCCGCTGGATGAAAATCGCAGAGCCGGTAAAACTGCAAGTCAAGCAGCAACTCGCCCATTGTTCAGAGGCAGAACAACTGCGTGCCTGCGAGTTAGGTGCGGTGATCAATTCACTCAATAATCTGCGCAGCTTTCCCTGGGTATCCGAGCGGGAAGCCACAGGTGAACTGGCACTGCACGGCTGGTACTTTGATATGAGCAATGGCGCCTTGCTGGCCTATTCAGAACGCTCGGATACTTTCTTGCCCATGGTCTGTCCCCTGAATATTTCCAGTAAAACCCTTATTCCCGAAGTTTCGTACAGCGAACCATAA
- a CDS encoding hemerythrin domain-containing protein, whose translation MSQAMKKLVLQHLECDEQLNRCEAALHKGDMAAAARNFALFSQQLDAHFALEEERLFPALEKATGMLHGPTVVMRAEHAEIRNLRDEARAAISEEAAGQALAILDTLNVLIQQHNIKEENILYPMCGGSIPDLETVLGMSTGSTCCGACSCS comes from the coding sequence ATGTCGCAGGCAATGAAAAAACTCGTGCTTCAACACCTGGAGTGCGATGAACAACTGAACCGCTGCGAAGCAGCTTTGCACAAGGGCGATATGGCGGCTGCGGCCAGGAATTTTGCCCTGTTCAGCCAGCAACTTGATGCTCATTTCGCATTGGAAGAAGAGCGACTTTTCCCGGCGCTGGAAAAAGCCACTGGCATGCTGCATGGCCCTACCGTGGTCATGCGCGCCGAGCACGCAGAAATCCGCAACCTGCGTGATGAAGCCAGGGCTGCCATCAGTGAAGAAGCGGCAGGACAGGCACTGGCCATACTTGATACCCTGAATGTCCTGATACAGCAACACAATATCAAGGAAGAGAATATTCTCTATCCCATGTGCGGCGGCAGCATCCCCGACCTGGAAACAGTGCTGGGCATGAGCACCGGCAGTACCTGCTGCGGTGCCTGTTCCTGCTCCTGA
- the narI gene encoding respiratory nitrate reductase subunit gamma, whose protein sequence is MTYLHQFIYGIYPYIALAIFLFGSLARFEREQYTWKSDSSQMLHAGNLRLGNILFHVGILGLFFGHLVGLLTPVIVWDTLGISHSFKQMIAMVAGGVFGSLCMLGLLILLHRRFTDARISAVTKAGDKVLLLWIFVTLGLGLSTIFESAHHSDGHMMVLLMTWAQHIVTFKGDAAEFIIAAPLLFKLHLFMGLSLFVIFPFTRLVHVWSGFASVTYISRAWQLVRPR, encoded by the coding sequence ATGACTTATCTGCACCAATTCATTTACGGGATTTATCCCTATATCGCACTGGCGATTTTCCTGTTCGGCAGCCTCGCGCGTTTCGAGCGTGAGCAATATACCTGGAAGAGCGATTCTTCACAGATGCTGCATGCCGGTAATCTGCGGCTAGGCAATATCCTGTTCCACGTAGGGATACTGGGCCTGTTCTTTGGTCATCTGGTGGGTTTGCTGACGCCTGTCATCGTCTGGGATACCTTGGGTATCAGCCACAGCTTCAAGCAAATGATCGCCATGGTCGCCGGTGGCGTCTTTGGCAGCCTGTGCATGCTGGGCTTGCTGATTTTGTTGCACCGTCGTTTTACTGACGCACGTATTTCTGCCGTCACCAAGGCGGGCGACAAGGTCTTGCTGTTATGGATCTTCGTCACACTGGGTCTGGGCTTGTCGACGATATTTGAATCTGCCCATCACAGCGATGGCCACATGATGGTCTTGCTGATGACCTGGGCCCAGCACATCGTCACTTTCAAGGGAGATGCTGCAGAATTTATCATCGCTGCGCCCTTGCTGTTCAAGCTGCATCTGTTCATGGGGCTGAGCCTGTTCGTAATCTTCCCATTCACCCGTCTGGTACATGTCTGGAGTGGTTTTGCTTCAGTAACTTATATCAGCCGTGCATGGCAGCTGGTCAGGCCACGCTGA